A single Garra rufa chromosome 9, GarRuf1.0, whole genome shotgun sequence DNA region contains:
- the LOC141342418 gene encoding E3 ubiquitin-protein ligase TRIM16-like, which translates to MAESSVSLAQDEFICSICLDLLKDPVTLTCGHSYCMSCIKGCWDQDDQKGVYSCPQCRQTFTPRPVLGKNTILAEVVKKLKKTKLQAARPAQCYAAAGDVECDVCTGDKNKAIKSCLVCLNSYCQNHLEQHETFFKGKRHSLMDATGRLQEMICPQHEKLLEIFCRTDQQCICYPCTMDEHKNHETVSATAERTEKQEIKKISGKLTCIEIFSISEPKTREEFLQYSHQFTLDINTVNKNVSLSDGNRVIEYTQKVQPYPDHPDRFQNWEQVLCRESVCGRCYWEVEWSIGVCISVSYKSIGRKGWGNDSGFGHNNQSWSLFCSDSRCSFWHSNKQTDLPVVSSSSRIGVYVDHSAGTLSFYSVSDTMTLIHRVQNTFSQPLYPGFRLCFTFGSHISKVKL; encoded by the exons ATGGCAGAATCCAGTGTTTCTTTGGCTCAGGATGAGTTCATCTGTTCAATCTGTCTGGATCTGTTGAAGGATCCAGTGACCCTCacctgtggacacagttactgtatgaGCTGTATTAAAGGCTGCTGGGATCAGGATGATCAGAAGggagtctacagctgccctcagtgcagacagaccttcacTCCAAGACCTGTTTTAGGTAAAAACACCATCCTGGCTGAAGTGGTGAAGAAACTCAAGAAGACCAAACTGCAAGCTGCTCGTCCTGCTCAGTGTTATGCTGCAGCTGGAGATGTGGAGTGTGATGTCTGTACTGGGGACAAAAACAAAGCCATcaagtcctgtctggtgtgtcTGAACTCTTACTGTCAAAATCATCTTGAACAACATGAGACTTTCTTCAAAGGTAAGAGACACAGTCTAATGGACgccactggacgactgcaggagatgatctgccCTCAACATGAGAAACTACTAGAGATTTTCTGTCGCACTGATCAGCAGTGTATATGTTATCCTTGTACAATGGATGAACACAAAAATCATGAGACTGTATCAGCTACAGCAGAGAGGACTGAGAAACAG GAGATAAAAAAGATATCTGGTAAAT TAACATGCATTGAGATCTTTTCGATTTCTGAGCCCAAGACCAGAGAGGAGTTTCTACAAT ATTCCCATCAGTTCACTCTGGATATAAATACAGTGAATAAAAACGTTTCTCTGTCTGATGGGAACAGGGTGATTGAATACACTCAAAAAGTCcagccgtatcctgatcatccagataGATTTCAGAATTGGGagcaggtgttgtgtagagagagtgtgtgtggacgctgttactgggaggttGAGTGGAGTATAGGGGTgtgtatatcagtgtcatataagagcatcggCAGAAAGGGTTGGGGAAATGATTCTGGATTTGGGCATAAcaatcagtcctggagtttgttctgctctgacTCTCGTTGCTCATTCTGGCACAGTAACAAACAGACTGATCTCCCTGTAGTCTCTAGCTCCTctagaataggagtgtatgtggatcacagtgcaggaactctgtccttctacagcgtctctgacacaatgacccTCATTCACAGAGTCCAGAACACATTCAGTCAGCCTCTCTATCCTGGGTTTAGGTTGTGTTTTACGTTTGGATCgcacatttcaaaagtaaaactGTAA